A window of Primulina huaijiensis isolate GDHJ02 chromosome 9, ASM1229523v2, whole genome shotgun sequence contains these coding sequences:
- the LOC140984356 gene encoding uncharacterized protein, with amino-acid sequence MYSTFSGDFAKNGKVGDTTLRLDGFSYSVRETATVGGIPSNSGGGGNCTNAPDDGCKLFLGLGPTPSVYLNEYSPSVHNKAKEIVNMFNQELSSQRDLILKLGLSGGTDVVSNVLEFSASTQSPFHSTRLPDQISTDGCRLAAPVDDEGSTSAKKSGGYMRRLILAPRMEASEILLTQNKFLEIGVKSNIQLSQLSSEHSSISNYTMSVVTEPGSAAISSDHRGSNTKRCKFSGCMKGSRGATGLCIGHGGGQRCQKLGCDKGAESRTACCKAHGGGNRCQHLGCTKSAEGKTDHCIAHGGGKRCGFAEGCTKAARGKSGLCIKHGGGKRCKVDGCLRSAEGQIGLCISHGGGRRCQFLACAKGAQGSTIFCKAHGGGKRCIFARCNKGAEGSTPLCKGHGGGKRCLFDGGGICPKSVHGGTNFCVAHGGGKRCAVAGCTKSARGKTDSCVKHGGGKRCKFENCDKSAQGSTDLCKAHGGGKRCNWAEGKCEKFARGKSGLCAAHSSLVLGRETSKGGMIGPGLFHGLVPPSSSTARSSFENTCSSSGMSMISDSIDSSERPRKRQELIPPQVLVPLSMKTMSCYSGPLGSKKRVDEDARKSLDFVVPEGRVHGGGLLSLLGGNLNNAVDEI; translated from the coding sequence ATGTATTCTACTTTTAGTGGCGATTTCGCTAAGAATGGTAAGGTCGGGGATACCACTCTACGATTGGATGGCTTTAGCTATAGTGTTCGTGAAACTGCCACAGTTGGAGGCATTCCAAGTAATAGTGGTGGTGGAGGAAATTGCACGAATGCTCCAGATGATGGGTGCAAATTATTCCTTGGACTAGGACCAACCCCGAGTGTATATTTGAATGAGTATTCACCTTCTGTGCATAATAAAGCCAAAGAAATTGTAAACATGTTCAATCAAGAACTATCATCTCAACGTGACTTGATTTTAAAGTTAGGACTGTCTGGTGGCACGGATGTGGTTTCCAATGTACTCGAGTTTTCAGCTTCCACTCAAAGTCCTTTTCATTCAACTCGTCTTCCAGATCAAATTTCTACAGATGGTTGTAGACTTGCTGCCCCTGTAGATGATGAGGGTTCTACATCAGCTAAGAAATCGGGTGGATACATGAGGAGACTTATTTTGGCACCGAGGATGGAAGCCTCCGAGATTTTGTTGACCCAGAATAAGTTTCTTGAAATCGGTGTGAAATCCAATATACAACTTTCGCAGCTTAGTTCCGAACACTCATCTATCTCAAATTACACCATGAGTGTAGTAACCGAACCTGGAAGTGCTGCAATTTCTTCAGATCACCGAGGGAGCAACACAAAACGATGCAAGTTTTCTGGATGTATGAAAGGATCACGAGGAGCAACGGGTCTGTGTATTGGCCATGGAGGGGGCCAGAGATGCCAGAAGCTCGGATGCGATAAAGGTGCTGAGAGTCGTACTGCCTGTTGCAAAGCTCATGGAGGAGGGAATCGGTGCCAGCATCTAGGATGCACTAAAAGTGCCGAGGGAAAGACGGATCACTGCATAGCACATGGTGGGGGCAAACGTTGTGGATTTGCAGAAGGCTGTACCAAAGCAGCACGTGGCAAGTCCGGTCTCTGCATCAAACATGGTGGTGGAAAGAGGTGTAAGGTTGACGGGTGCCTCCGTAGCGCTGAGGGGCAGATTGGTCTGTGCATCTCTCATGGTGGGGGACGTCGGTGCCAGTTTCTCGCCTGTGCTAAGGGTGCTCAGGGAAGCACCATATTCTGTAAAGCACATGGTGGAGGGAAACGATGCATATTTGCCAGATGCAACAAAGGTGCAGAGGGGAGCACTCCTCTCTGCAAAGGGCATGGTGGGGGGAAGCGTTGCCTATTTGATGGCGGAGGGATATGCCCGAAAAGCGTTCATGGTGGCACAAATTTCTGTGTTGCTCATGGCGGGGGAAAGAGGTGTGCTGTCGCAGGATGTACTAAAAGCGCTCGTGGGAAAACAGATAGTTGTGTCAAACACGGAGGTGGGAAGCGATGCAAATTTGAGAACTGTGATAAGAGTGCTCAAGGAAGCACAGACTTATGCAAGGCACATGGTGGCGGAAAGAGGTGCAACTGGGCCGAGGGAAAGTGCGAGAAGTTTGCTAGGGGGAAGAGTGGGCTATGTGCAGCACATAGTAGTTTGGTTCTTGGTCGAGAAACGAGCAAAGGTGGAATGATCGGACCGGGGCTGTTCCATGGTTTAGTACCACCCTCTTCTTCTACTGCTAGGAGCAGCTTCGAAAACACATGTTCTTCATCGGGCATGAGCATGATATCTGATTCTATCGACTCCTCGGAAAGGCCAAGAAAACGGCAGGAGCTGATCCCACCTCAGGTTTTGGTTCCTTTGTCCATGAAGACCATGTCCTGTTACTCAGGACCATTGGGTTCGAAGAAGCGAGTAGACGAGGATGCAAGAAAGAGCTTGGATTTTGTGGTTCCTGAGGGTAGAGTTCATGGTGGTGGACTCTTGTCCTTGTTAGGGGGAAATCTTAATAATGCTGTTGACGAGATTTGA
- the LOC140984374 gene encoding beta-xylosidase/alpha-L-arabinofuranosidase 2-like — translation MAPARHVFSLGFYVFCIILSNSRLISGQNKPVFACDVSSNPGLKNFSFCDSSLDIKTRVSDLVSRLTLQEKIGWLVNGAKGVSRLGIPNYQWWSEALHGVSYVGPGTKFSGLVPGATSFPQVLLTAATFNESLFETIGKVVSTEARAMYNVGLAGLTFWSPNINIFRDPRWGRGQETPGEDPVLSSRYGAGYVRGLQQRDDGDKERLKVAACCKHYTAYDLDNWKGFKRYNFDAVVTKQDMDDTFQPPFKSCVLDGNVASVMCSYNQVNGKPTCGDPDLLAGVIRGQWNLNGYIVTDCDSLNEMFYTQKYTKTPEETAALSVNSGVDLNCGDFLSSFALGAVTKGLLDETVIDRAMSNNFATMMRLGFFDGDPSKQIYGNLGPKDVCTEANQELAREVARQGIVLLKNTKGSLPLSATSIQNLAVIGPNSNATHTMLGNYEGSPCKYTSPLKGLAALVATVYQPGCADVKCATAQVDAAKKVASTADAVVLVMGTDQSIEAESLDRVDITLPGQQQLLINSVAEVSKGPVILVLMTGGGVDVQFAKDNPNITSILWVGFPGEAGGAAIADVIFGLYNPGGKLPMTWYPQSYVDQVNMTNMNMRPDPETGYPGRTYRFYKGDAVFSFGDGLSYSQFSHSLVKAPQLISVQLQEDHECHSSTCKSINAVEDTCKNVAFDIHVRVKNTGKMSGSHTVFLFSTPPEVHNSPQKHLLDFEKLHLTPQGEELVRFNVDVCKHLSLVDENGNRKVALGHHVLHVGNLTHTLNVRI, via the exons ATGGCCCCTGCAAGACACGTTTTTTCTCTCGGTTTCTACGTATTTTGCATCATTCTGTCAAATTCAAGGCTAATTTCGGGCCAGAATAAACCCGTCTTCGCCTGCGATGTTTCGAGCAATCCGGGGCTGAAGAATTTCAGCTTCTGTGATTCGTCATTGGATATCAAAACCCGAGTGAGTGACCTGGTGAGCAGGCTGACATTGCAGGAGAAAATCGGGTGGCTAGTGAATGGTGCAAAGGGTGTCAGCAGGCTTGGAATCCCGAATTACCAGTGGTGGTCCGAGGCTTTACATGGAGTTTCCTACGTCGGACCGGGAACCAAGTTCTCGGGCCTGGTTCCTGGTGCCACCAGCTTCCCTCAGGTCCTCCTCACTGCTGCAACATTCAATGAATCCCTCTTTGAAACCATTGGAAAG GTGGTCTCAACTGAGGCAAGAGCGATGTACAACGTTGGATTAGCCGGATTGACGTTTTGGTCCCCAAACATCAACATTTTCCGGGACCCCAGATGGGGACGGGGCCAAGAAACCCCGGGAGAAGACCCTGTACTTTCGAGTAGATATGGAGCAGGATATGTTCGAGGTCTGCAGCAAAGAGATGATGGTGATAAAGAAAGACTCAAAGTTGCTGCTTGCTGTAAACACTACACAGCTTATGATCTTGATAATTGGAAAGGGTTCAAAAGATACAATTTTGATGCTGTg GTGACCAAGCAAGATATGGATGATACGTTCCAGCCCCCGTTCAAGAGCTGCGTTCTTGATGGAAATGTTGCAAGTGTGATGTGTTCCTATAATCAAGTTAatggcaagccaacttgtggtgATCCTGATCTGTTAGCTGGCGTGATTCGAGGCCAATGGAACCTGAATGG GTACATTGTTACAGATTGTGATTCTTTGAATGAGATGTTTTATACTCAAAAGTACACCAAAACACCAGAAGAAACAGCTGCTTTGTCCGTGAACTCAG GCGTAGATCTTAACTGTGGAGATTTCTTGAGCAGTTTCGCACTAGGTGCGGTAACTAAGGGACTACTTGACGAGACAGTGATCGACAGAGCCATGTCTAACAATTTTGCGACAATGATGAGATTAGGATTCTTCGATGGTGATCCTAGTAAACAGATATATGGAAATCTTGGTCCAAAGGACGTCTGTACTGAGGCGAACCAAGAACTTGCACGTGAAGTTGCGCGACAAGGGATCGTTTTGCTCAAGAACACGAAGGGGTCGTTGCCCTTATCTGCCACTTCCATCCAGAACTTGGCAGTAATTGGTCCTAACTCTAATGCAACTCACACCATGCTCGGAAATTACGAAG GCTCTCCGTGCAAGTACACAAGTCCACTGAAGGGTCTTGCAGCCTTGGTTGCAACAGTGTATCAGCCTGGTTGTGCAGATGTGAAGTGTGCTACTGCTCAAGTAGACGCCGCCAAGAAAGTAGCATCAACGGCTGATGCTGTTGTTTTGGTGATGGGCACGGATCAATCTATTGAGGCAGAAAGTCTCGATAGAGTTGACATTACTCTTCCAGGGCAGCAGCAACTTTTGATAAACTCGGTTGCAGAAGTATCGAAAGGACCTGTGATTCTAGTCTTAATGACCGGTGGAGGTGTGGATGTGCAGTTTGCGAAAGATAATCCTAATATTACGAGCATTCTTTGGGTAGGTTTCCCAGGAGAAGCCGGAGGAGCAGCAATCGCAGATGTGATCTTCGGATTATATAATCCAG GAGGTAAACTACCAATGACTTGGTACCCGCAATCATACGTAGACCAAGTTAACATGACAAACATGAACATGAGACCGGACCCCGAGACCGGATACCCCGGTAGAACATATCGTTTCTACAAGGGCGACGCGGTTTTCTCATTCGGGGACGGTCTAAGTTACTCTCAATTCTCTCACAGCTTAGTGAAAGCTCCACAGCTCATTTCCGTGCAATTGCAAGAAGATCACGAGTGTCATTCATCCACATGCAAGTCCATCAATGCGGTGGAAGACACTTGCAAGAATGTAGCATTCGACATTCACGTGAGAGTAAAAAACACAGGAAAAATGAGCGGAAGCCACACCGTTTTCTTGTTTTCGACCCCTCCAGAAGTTCACAATTCACCTCAGAAACACTTACTAGACTTTGAAAAGCTGCATTTGACACCACAGGGGGAAGAGTTGGTTCGATTCAACGTCGATGTTTGCAAGCATTTGAGCCTGGTGGATGAAAACGGCAATCGAAAGGTGGCGCTGGGGCATCATGTGCTTCACGTTGGAAACTTGACACACACATTGAATGTGAGGATTTGA